One segment of Streptomyces sp. YIM 121038 DNA contains the following:
- a CDS encoding Lrp/AsnC family transcriptional regulator has translation MEELDRQIVQLLVKDGRMSYTDLGKATGLSTSAVHQRVRRLEQRGVIRGYAAVVDPEAVGLPLTAFIAVKPFDPSAPDDIAERLAGVPEIEACHSVAGAENYLLKVRVATPHELENLLARLRSLAGVSTHTTVVLSTPYEARPPRI, from the coding sequence ATGGAGGAGCTGGACCGACAGATCGTGCAGCTGCTCGTCAAGGACGGGCGGATGAGCTACACCGACCTGGGCAAGGCCACGGGCCTGTCCACGTCTGCCGTGCACCAGCGGGTGCGCCGGCTCGAACAGCGCGGGGTGATCCGCGGGTACGCCGCGGTCGTCGACCCCGAAGCCGTCGGCCTGCCGCTCACGGCCTTCATCGCGGTGAAGCCGTTCGACCCCAGCGCGCCCGACGACATCGCCGAACGGCTGGCCGGAGTGCCCGAGATCGAGGCCTGCCACAGCGTGGCGGGCGCGGAGAACTACCTCCTGAAGGTCCGGGTCGCGACCCCGCACGAGCTGGAGAACCTGCTGGCCAGGCTGCGCTCGCTCGCCGGGGTCTCCACCCATACGACGGTGGTCCTCTCCACGCCCTACGAGGCGCGGCCGCCGCGGATCTGA
- a CDS encoding phosphotransferase family protein, with the protein MATAPRPRTTTRDPEALARRLTDWLGARLPGARAVDVSVPESNGMSSETLLFTLDHPRPPVRACAARLAADPAAYTVFPEYDMPRQYRTLRLVAERTGVPVPRVLWLEEDPGPLGAPFFVMERVTGRVPPDVMPYTYEGNWLHAASDAERAHLEDATIRVLARLHDRAPAGEAAFLALPGDGDPLRRHVTAQRAYYAWVVRGLPRSPLIESAFARLEDLWPTDPGETVLNWGDARIGNIVYDGFDPAAVLDWEMACLGPREVDLGWTVYLHRFFQDLTAGFGQPGLPGFLRRDRVEDRYAELTGHRPRDMDFYTLYAALRHAVVMLRVAHRQVHFGEAVVPDDPDKLILHHESLAAMVRGDYW; encoded by the coding sequence ATGGCCACGGCACCCCGGCCCCGCACCACCACGCGCGACCCCGAGGCACTCGCCCGCCGACTGACCGACTGGCTCGGGGCGCGGCTGCCCGGCGCCAGGGCCGTCGACGTGAGCGTGCCCGAGTCCAACGGCATGTCGAGCGAGACGCTCCTGTTCACCCTCGACCACCCCCGGCCGCCCGTGCGCGCCTGCGCGGCCCGGCTCGCGGCGGACCCGGCCGCGTACACGGTCTTCCCGGAGTACGACATGCCGCGCCAGTACCGCACCCTGCGGCTCGTGGCCGAGCGCACCGGCGTGCCGGTGCCGCGGGTGCTGTGGCTGGAGGAGGACCCGGGGCCGCTCGGCGCGCCGTTCTTCGTGATGGAGCGCGTCACGGGCCGGGTGCCGCCCGACGTCATGCCGTACACGTACGAGGGCAACTGGCTGCACGCGGCGAGCGACGCCGAGCGCGCGCACCTGGAGGACGCCACGATCCGCGTCCTGGCCCGGCTGCACGACCGGGCCCCGGCCGGGGAGGCGGCGTTCCTCGCGCTGCCCGGCGACGGCGACCCGCTGCGCCGCCACGTGACGGCCCAGCGGGCGTACTACGCGTGGGTGGTGCGGGGCCTGCCCCGCTCACCCCTGATCGAGAGCGCCTTCGCGCGCCTTGAGGACCTGTGGCCCACCGACCCCGGCGAGACGGTCCTCAACTGGGGCGACGCCCGCATCGGCAACATCGTCTACGACGGCTTCGACCCGGCCGCCGTGCTCGACTGGGAGATGGCCTGTCTGGGGCCGCGCGAGGTCGACCTCGGCTGGACCGTGTATCTGCACCGGTTCTTCCAGGACCTGACGGCGGGCTTCGGGCAGCCCGGACTGCCCGGCTTCCTGCGCCGCGACCGCGTCGAGGACCGCTACGCGGAGCTGACCGGCCACCGGCCGCGCGACATGGACTTCTACACGCTGTACGCGGCGCTGCGGCACGCCGTCGTCATGCTGCGCGTCGCCCACCGGCAGGTGCACTTCGGGGAGGCCGTGGTGCCGGACGACCCCGACAAGCTGATCCTGCACCACGAGAGCCTCGCGGCGATGGTGCGCGGCGACTACTGGTGA
- a CDS encoding amidohydrolase, with protein MSERTTPESGHRTVLLRGGEVHSPADPFATAMVVERGHVAWVGSEGAADAFADGVDEVVHLDGALVTPAFTDAHVHTTGAGTALTGLDLSRARSLAEALVLVREHAAARPGDRVLLGHGWDAARWPDGRPPTRAELDEATGGRPLYLSRIDVHSAVVTTALLDLVPGVADTAGYRADAPLTAAAHHAVREAAHGALTPLQRAEAQRAALRHAASLGIGSVHECAGPTISSEDDFTGLLRLAAEEPGPRVVGYWGELGAEGVARARELGARGAAGDLFVDGSLGSHTAWLHEPYEDADAADHTGNAYLSAADVADHVVACAEAGLQAGFHAIGDAAVTAVTDGVRAAADKVGLARVRAARHRVEHAEMLTPETIAAFAEFGLTASVQPAFDALWGGDGMYARRLGAERARALNPYAALLRAGVPLAFGSDSPVTPLDPWGTVRAAAFHHTAEQRVSVRAAFTAHTRGGWRATGRDDAGVLVPGAPADYAVWRTGELVVQAPDDRVARWSTDPRSGTPGLPDLTPGTELPVCLRTVVAGETVFVRPGE; from the coding sequence ATGAGCGAGCGCACCACCCCCGAGAGCGGGCACCGCACCGTCCTGCTGCGCGGCGGAGAAGTCCACAGCCCCGCCGACCCCTTCGCGACCGCGATGGTCGTCGAGCGCGGCCATGTCGCCTGGGTCGGCTCCGAGGGCGCGGCCGACGCCTTCGCGGACGGCGTCGACGAGGTCGTCCACCTCGACGGCGCCCTCGTCACCCCCGCGTTCACCGACGCCCATGTGCACACCACGGGCGCCGGCACCGCCCTCACGGGCCTGGACCTCTCCCGGGCCCGGAGCCTGGCCGAAGCGCTCGTTCTCGTCCGCGAACACGCCGCCGCGCGCCCGGGCGACCGCGTGCTGCTCGGCCACGGCTGGGACGCCGCCCGCTGGCCCGACGGCCGCCCACCCACCCGCGCGGAGCTCGACGAGGCCACCGGCGGCCGCCCGCTGTACCTGTCGCGCATCGACGTGCACTCCGCCGTCGTCACCACCGCCCTCCTGGACCTGGTGCCCGGCGTCGCCGACACGGCCGGGTACCGCGCCGACGCGCCGCTGACCGCCGCCGCCCACCACGCGGTGCGCGAGGCCGCCCACGGGGCCCTCACGCCCCTCCAGCGCGCCGAGGCCCAGCGTGCCGCGCTCCGGCACGCGGCGTCGCTCGGCATCGGCTCCGTGCACGAGTGCGCGGGCCCCACCATCTCCAGCGAGGACGACTTCACCGGGCTGCTGCGCCTGGCCGCCGAGGAGCCCGGGCCGCGCGTCGTCGGCTACTGGGGCGAGCTGGGCGCCGAGGGCGTCGCCCGCGCGCGGGAGCTCGGCGCCCGGGGCGCGGCCGGTGACCTCTTCGTGGACGGCTCGCTCGGCTCGCACACGGCCTGGCTGCACGAGCCGTACGAGGACGCGGACGCCGCCGACCACACCGGCAACGCCTACTTGAGCGCCGCCGACGTCGCGGACCACGTCGTCGCCTGCGCCGAGGCGGGCCTCCAGGCGGGCTTCCACGCCATCGGGGACGCCGCCGTGACCGCCGTGACCGACGGCGTGCGCGCCGCTGCCGACAAGGTCGGCCTCGCCCGCGTGCGCGCCGCCCGGCACCGCGTCGAGCACGCCGAGATGCTCACCCCGGAGACCATCGCCGCCTTCGCCGAGTTCGGCCTGACCGCCTCCGTGCAGCCCGCGTTCGACGCGCTGTGGGGCGGCGACGGCATGTACGCCCGGCGGCTCGGCGCCGAGCGCGCCCGCGCCCTCAACCCGTACGCGGCCCTGCTGCGCGCCGGGGTGCCGCTCGCCTTCGGCTCCGACAGCCCGGTGACCCCGCTCGACCCGTGGGGCACCGTGCGCGCCGCCGCCTTCCACCACACCGCCGAGCAGCGGGTGTCCGTGCGCGCCGCCTTCACCGCCCACACCCGCGGCGGCTGGCGGGCCACCGGCCGCGACGACGCGGGCGTCCTGGTGCCCGGCGCCCCCGCCGACTACGCCGTGTGGCGCACCGGCGAGCTCGTGGTCCAGGCCCCCGACGACCGCGTCGCCCGCTGGTCCACCGACCCGCGCTCCGGCACCCCGGGGCTGCCCGACCTGACGCCCGGCACCGAGCTGCCCGTCTGCCTGCGCACCGTGGTCGCCGGGGAGACGGTGTTCGTACGGCCGGGCGAGTGA